From one Acipenser ruthenus chromosome 21, fAciRut3.2 maternal haplotype, whole genome shotgun sequence genomic stretch:
- the LOC117963214 gene encoding protein PML-like, with the protein MQSDWRSVVQEGAGMSCDQTEDDTLVFFDLETTGLDIFHCDIIQVSAISGDKIFNVYTYPRQQISEGASAVTGFTVANQTLFRHGVPMETKTHEEALTDFLAFLGTLHRPMLAGHNIKGFDWPIMARLLRELHLINKFNKVLTGFLDTLTLARDLLRNSGVKNFKQETLVKAILKKSYNAHDAMEDVKSLQELFYALNPTPAKMARHYISHGEMTHHINYGLQTKK; encoded by the exons ATGCAATCGGATTGG AGATCTGTTGTGCAGGAGGGTGCAGGCATGTCTTGTGATCAGACAGAAGACGACACTCTTGTGTTCTTTGACTTGGAGACCACCGGACTGG ATATCTTTCATTGTGATATTATCCAAGTGTCTGCTATCAGTGGGGATAAGATCTTCAATGTCTACACGTATCCTCGCCAGCAGATCTCTGAGGGGGCCTCTGCTGTCACTGGATTCACTGTCGCAAACCAAACACTATTCCGACATGGTGTTCCCATGGAGACAAAGACCCACGAAGAGGCCTTGACAGACTTCCTGGCCTTCCTTGGCACATTGCACAGACCCATGCTCGCAGGTCACAATATCAAGGGGTTTGACTGGCCCATTATGGCTAGGCTTTTGCGTGAATTACACCTGATAAACAAGTTCAATAAAGTGTTGACAGGATTCCTGGACACACTAACCTTGGCCAGAGACCTCCTAAGGAACTCTGGTGTCAAGAATTTTAAGCAGGAAACTCTGGTGAAGGCGATTTTGAAGAAATCTTACAACGCCCACGATGCAATGGAAGACGTTAAATCTCTGCAGGAGCTCTTCTATGCTTTAAATCCTACCCCGGCGAAAATGGCCAGGCACTATATAAGTCATGGGGAGATGACCCATCACATAAATTATGGTTTGCAAACCAAAAAGTGA